The genomic DNA tttaatttcagtgctgctggctaCATGTCAGAACTATGACCACCAGAAACTAACAGAGAAGCTGAGTTCAAGCGATCGCACATAGTGCCAATATTTAACTGGAATAAACAGAATCTGTCCAGGCATCAGAATGCAGGACTGAAATGCAGCCTTTGTGAAATTTGGAAACTTGACCAAGTCTGGATCTTCCACATCAACctataaaaaaccaaacaatcaTCAGAAGAATGCCTTTACTCAAATATGATTTGATAACATTACTGATATTAAAATTTCAAGCAACTATTTACCTGACTAGTGTTGTGAAGAATTTGGCTTTCATGGGGGTACAGGTTTTCTGAATCTTGTGGTGAATAGAGACGGATATACTTTCTTCCAAATACCtgtatgtaataaaataaatgttttccattGGTCATTAGCTGGCACATTACTGGAAGCTGTGGGCCATAGCTGGCATTTAACAGTAAAATATACCTGAttacaaggaaaataattattgttaGTAATAGACACTGCTATAATAAAAAGTTAAATCAGGCTATTGGAATTCAAGTACCTCTTCACTTGGAGCAGATAAGAATTTGAAATACCATTGGAAAGGAAATGCATTAACCAGATTGCTTTCAATTCAAAGTTCAAGGAACCCAATTTATATATCATTATTTGGGCTCTACACAGCTAGAAATAAGAACTGAGAATAAGGGGCTGAACCTTCATTGCAATTCACATCAATAGGCAGAGGTACTTGCACAGTGCCTACTAACCTTCCATATACCCCTCAAACTCATTTCTGTCTCATCATTAAACCAGTTCTTTCATTGGAGTGCTGaaatgagatgagaatttgTAAGGCAAGTGGCCTGGCTTCCCTGAATGCTACATGAACTGCAAGTTTTTGGTGTCAAGATATGGCAGCATGAACACGTCAAAGCTGAGTCCTCCACTGTTACCAGTGGAAGAGAAGGTTTAGGGTGAAGATTCATACTGCTGGTGCCACCATTCCAGACCACCACAAGAACTAGGCATGATCATACTTGGGAGCTGTCCTATTGTGAGTACTCTGACTAATCCCAGCAGCCTTGAGTGGCTACCCAACCATTCCTAACGAACTTGCTTTTCCTCGATCTTAACATCCGTTCCCACATAATAGAACAGGATTTCCTGATATCTTACCAACACCAAAGCTGTCATACTGGCTATTTAGAGTTTGTTGCTTTCAAGGACATCACATAAAGGTATTCTACAGACGGGGCAAGTACCAAGTACTCCTGCCCTGTCCTCCTCTTCACTATCACTGATTAAACTACTTGATCTATATAACTCTAGCTGTCCATGTGTTTTTAGGATGTATTCCATACCCCAAAGAGATCAAGGATATTAATTAGCTCACTAAAGAACTAAGTATTACAGGGTATTTTTGGTGACATATGGAAGTGACAAAAATGCTAGTTATTGCTCCAATAGCATGTTCTCTGAATACTTGAAAGTTTTTTGGGACTGACATCAGCTGTTAACACCTCCTTCTTTCACTTGACTCACTGGATTAAGACCTTGTATATTATAAGATGGCAGGCACCAGTTAATGGGCAATAGCCTGCATCTCCAGAGACTGCTTTTCTCATTAATGGAAAAACTATGATCTCAGCACCAGCCAggataatttcattttgttactTGTGCTTGTGCCTTCCTGTACTCCACAGCTACAGTTTAAATGGCATCACAACACAGGgcaattttaattgaaagcTGCCAGATTATAAAGACTCTTTCACAGCACTGGCAGATAATCTCCTATTTTTTtcaggcagaagaaaacaagttcTGAGGTTTGTAAGGGAAGTATCTTTTCCCAGTCCAACAGCCCCTATAAATTTTTCTTCCACCAAGAAAAATTCCCCTCAAGCTTTACATAACATGAATAGTACAGTACTTCACCTTCAGAATGCAGCTGTATGAGTGCGCTGAGCAGGTAGCATGCAAAAGAAATACAATCCATAAAAAGCTGCACAGCAGTTGTAAAAAACCATTCTAGGAAGGCCTGAATTAAGCTTCAGTTTCAAGTGAAAACATATGTTAGCAAGATGCAACTGGGACAGAGAAACTAAGGCTCAACCCATAAATAACCATCAGTAGAAAGTAATGTCACAATCCTGCTAGAAAAGTGTGAAAGTGTATGTAgtatttgctgggtccccaggacgaaggaggaattgagaatctgactccatgttcttagaaggctaatttattatgttactatattatattaaagaatgctatactaaagaatactaaactatattaaagaatagagaaaagatacttacagaaggcttaatAAGGTACTAATTAAAAACTTGTGACCCTCTcgagtcccaacacagctggactgtgattggtcattaagtcaaaacaattcacatgttggataaacaatctccaaaccacattccaaagcagcaaaacacaggagaagtgaatcagataattattgttttcatttttctctgcgGCTTCTTAGTTTCCcagaagaagaaatcctggcaaagggatttttcagaaaatatgatgttGACAAGTGTAagcctggatttttttaagtCTGATGGGACAGCAATCTCCTTCAGTAAACAAAACACCTCTCAGTGTTCAAAGATTCACAGTAGTCAACTGCTTGGATCCAGACAACATCCCTTTGACCTGTTCAGTGCTTACCACAAAAGGCCCCAATATTTTATCAGGTTATTCTGCACTAGAAGTCATCATCAAAAAGCCTACCAAGAGAAACTCAACGGAAATTATGTCAAAGTACAAGTTTTAATTCCTATCTCACAGCatgcattaatattttactgGGTAACCTGAAACAGACTAAAGTATGCATCTAAGTCCACCTCAAAACCTTGCTTTCCAGATGTGCTGGCTTTGGCTGGGGTAGAACTACttttcttcccagtggctgGTATAGGactatgttttggatttgtacTGAACACAGGGGTgataatatagaaatatttttgtgattgCTGAGCGGGGTTTACACAGACCTGAAACCTTTTCTGTCTATCATACTGCCATGTTGGCAAGGAAGTTGGAGGTTCCTGGGAgactgggaggagacacagccaggacaggtgacccaaactgactGACCAAAGGTATTCCAGACTACATGACATCATGCTTAGTATatgggagaagaagaagaaaaagaaaggggggatgtttggagtgaCAGTGTTTGTAGTTGTTAAGCATGatgggctctgctctcctgggaatgactgaacacctgcctgcccatgagAAGCAGTCAAgtaattctttgttttgctttgcctaCATGCACAGTTTTTGCTTATTAAACCCCAATCCACAAGTTTTCTAGCTTTTACTCTCCCCATTCTCTCCCTCATCCTGCTAGTTGGGGAATGAGAAAGCAGCTGCATGAGGCTTGGGGATTGGCTGGGCTCAAACCACAACACCAGAAAAATTAACTCCTAAGTACAACATGACAGGATCCAGATTCTTCCCAACTCTGTTACAAATTCCATGTGAccttggaaaagctgcttcttGTGATTTCTATCTATCATCTGTAAAACAAGGGTAAATAATGGTCTCTCAATGAGCAACACTTGTGGTCTGTAAGATTACATTCAGTAGTAAGTTGCAGTAGTGACAAAAGCAATAAAGTAGCAAAATAGTATCTGCATGTTCTCTAACCTTCGATTGTTCAAGTTGTCTGCTCCCCTTGTCTCTCACACATACCACAAACATTTTCTCTAAGCATTGCATTAATGGCATGTGCAGAGTAACTAGAGTACATACCTGGGCTAAAAAATTTTGCTGGGGATCCTGATGAAGAGGTGAGATTGTGCCTCCTGGACCAAACCAGGCATTAATGGTGATGTcatcttcttccccttcccccaggCAGCAGTAGTCAGGGATACTGATATCTTCTTTCAGTTCTGGGATCTATTtccacaaagaaagaaacattaaatatgGTATGTACTGACTTGCCAAAATACGTAATTCATCAAACAGATGAGTCAGGCTGgatgcaaagaaaacaaatgactGGCTGGTCCAGCAAGGGTAGGAGAAAAGTAGCTGACCTGCTAGGAATTTGCAGGAAATATTCTCAAACTTTCTGTTCTAGTGAGCAGACTCTGTtggaaggagaagcaggagaaaaaaaggggtaTCCTCATTCTTCAAGAGACCCTTGGCTTTTGCAGAAATTAGAGACATCCACAAGAATAAGTACATTTGCTCCTcatggaaaaggagcagctATCTCTTCTACACTATGCTTGCTTCCATTTTTTATGTCTCCCACCAACATAAGCTCTAGTAAACTGGAATGACATTTCAGATTATGGTAAACATATTAATGTTGAAAACTTTCCTGTCCAAATCTCTTCCCTGACTTATGAAAGGGGCTTTCCAGGTGATATCCCCCTAAGTATATGCTACATTGTACTGAAACAGCACTAGGATTGAATGTCTTCATCCCAAACAGCATTTGTTTCAATGTCTTGTAGCCAAATGGAACAAACTTCTCCCTCTGATCCTTCAAATCATGGAAACAGAAACTTAAGAATTACTGTGAATTCTCCATATGCCCTTCAATCTAGTATGGTCAACATCTTGAGATACAACTTGTGCTGCAACAAAAGGAAGACATGACTGtaggaattaaaaaacattCACTCAGTTTTACCTGATCAAAAAGCTGGTGCTGGGCAAGGTATCCTACATTGTTCTGAAAtaacagcagagaaagaaaaaacacagtaaCATACAGGTAAGACTGTGAGTTAATTTACTTACAGGTGAATAGAATTTACTTATAGTAAATTCCAGTGTCCTGTTCAGAGTACTATATATAACTATTTCAACAGTATAAGGTGTCTTCAGAAATAGCAACTTACAGCTCCATTGAAATAGTGAGAGTGTAGGTGTGTCTCCACAATGAATAAATTATCCAGCTTGAGTTACTGAAGGAAGCTGGGATTTCCTATGGAGTCTTGACAGCTGACAATGCACTGCATCTTTCTAGCCAGACCCTGCTGGCACACAGACCAGTTCTCCTTCACGCCCTGGAACTACTTCCATACTCTATTCCAGGGTGCACCACAGACCAATTTCTTATGGCACATAGTCCTTCCTGCCAGAGGGCCAGGAAACAGAAATGGGGGCTTGGGATCCTCATCTCTGAAAGCAAAAGCGCATTCCAGATGCTAATCAACTTGGTATATTTCTGCCTCGTGGCTTGTAAACTTGGATCTGATCCTAAATCTCACTAAGGAGTTCAATGAGACAGAAGAACAACACTGCTGGCTGAGGATCCCTTATTCTTAGATTCCACCAGTCAGGTTTTTGCTGcgtatgtatgtgtgtatctATTAATCAAATTCCAGCTACTGTACATTTGATTATAGGTAAAAATCGAATCTATTGTTGCAATAATTATTCCTAGCTTCAGGTCTTAAAAATATGTCAAACCTTTTCATTCCGAGCTGTGCTTACAGCACACCCCCTTCCCTTGATACCACCTCTGAGTAGGTTTGTTGTAAACAGAACTGCTGTCTGTACCAGTACcatgctgctgtgtttggagaTTAAACAAATGAGTGTAACAGACCTCATCCACGACATACTGGCTGATGAAGTCACTGACAGTCATGAGCTGCTGAGACCATTCCTCATCTGTATACCGAGCACCCAACTCCACAGGGACTGTGCGGCAGCCTGCGACTTGACAGAAATAGTCcacactgaaataaagaaagTTCCATTACCTTCTATACTGCTCTTACTGATTTTGAATGTAAGGCAATCAATCCAAATCAATCTTGTTGGGTAATAAAATTCTACTACcctgcttttctcctgtctaaaccaaaccaaaccaaccagaagaaaaaggcagaataaaagAATGCAAGCAACAAGGAAATCAGCAGACAGGTTTGTGTGTACATGACCCCACAACTgtctcttttgttttggtttaaaagCCTGTTTGCCTCAGTTGTTTCATTCCAAACTAAGAAGATTTAAGCTGTTACTGTCTCTTGGCAAGGGATGGCTTTCATGGATGGCCAATCTttttgctgcctgctgccacaTTTGATAACATGTTGTATCTTTTACTCAGTAATATTAGATCAACTCTCTGTCAGTGTCTATACAGGTGCCAATAATACCCATTCCAATTGTAGCCAGAGGGATTAGTTTGATGGGTGAAATACATCTCTCCATGGACAACAGTACTAATTAAACTGAGAAGCTAATCTTGTGAGCGATTTTGTCCCTTTTCTGGGGAATCATGACCTTCACCTCACAAATACTTGATGGTCAGTATTGGAAATGTGGGCACCATTGCGTGCAGTAACCAGGCAGCACAATGCTGTTACTCAGTCCTGCACAGTAGCGTCTGAAACTCAACACTCAAACACAACACTGAACAAACATCAGTGCTTGGACTTAAGAATGAAAAAGTCAACCATGCTTACTCTTGGCTCTGAAATTCACTTTCCATTGCAGTAATTATCGTCAAGCTCCAAGAGGTAAAAACCATTGATATATGCGCTTGACACAGATCCACTGAGCTGTGAACAGCTCACTGGCACTTCGCAATGTGCACTTCTCATGAGATCCCAGGTGTTGCCATTGGGCTCCTGGGACGGCTGAAGGCTGGGCAGAGGGTGGCCTTCACCCATGAAGAGCCAGAGGCTGGTCAAAGAGTCACCTTTGGCCCCGAAACAGCCCAGCATCTGCCTTGAATGCTATGAAGAGCTTCTCTCATCTATGAAGCAActtccacagagcagcaggacagtgcTGCTAGCAAAATGCACTGCCCACGGTATCCATTGCCTGGGAAGGCCTGCGGCTCTATCGAGCATCAAGACAGGCAACACAAGGAACGATCGGGCCTTCACTTGGACAGGGAAGGAACTTGCTTCTCACCTCCACTTCTTCATACACGGCCAGTGATCCATGACGCCCTCCAGGACCACGGGCCGCTGGGGAACGAGGTAGTTGTCTCTGAAGTACTCCAGCGAAGGACAGCGAAGGTGCGGAATCACCTCCTCCGGCTGCACGGcggagggcggcggcggctccggccggACGCTCTGGAACGGACGTTCCCCTCAGCAGCCGGCACAGGGAGGCCGGGTCGCGGAGGGGGCGAGGGGGGCGCGGGCGCTACCTGGGCGCGGGCTCCGTCGCGCGGCGCCGCGCGGGGCAGGTGCGGCTGCAGCGTGCGCACCAGGCGCGCCAGGACGTTGTCCAGGACGGAGGCGCCCATGAGCAGCCCCAGGTCGCAGAGCCGCACGGCGCGCGCGAGCGGGCGGCCCGCGGCCACCTCGGCCAGCGCCCCGAAGAGGCAGCCGTAGGCGTAGACCTGGCGCCAGCCCTTGCCGACCTCCCTCCATGGCCCCGCGTTCAGCTTCTCCCAGGAGTAGTCACGCAGGACGTCGCTGAGGCGCTCCAGCGCCGCGGCCGTTgccgccccgggccggcccGCCGCGCCGTAGAGCAGCGCGCGGGCCCGCCGCAGCAGGGGCAGGACGCAGTCCTCCACCTCGCCGCTCAGCGCCAAGGTCAGCCCCTCCTCGGCGCGGGGCAGCAGCGCCCGCACCTCGGCCCACAGCGCGGGGCTGTCGCTCGCGCCCTCCGCGCTGCCGGTCGCCGCCATGGCCGCGCCTGCGCCGACGTCCGCCAGGCGGCGCTgtcgggccgggccgggctggggctggggctgaggcgGGGCCCGGGGCTGAGGCGGCGCCGGACGAGGCTGAGGCGGTGTCCGGAGGCCAGTCGGGCTGCGCGCGCCGGGCTCGGAGCTTCTGTCGTACCGGCGAAGCTCGGTCTCGTCGTTCGTTACCTCTGCACTTGACCAGCCAGTCAGCTGGAATTTCGTGACTGTCATCGGCACTGCTTTCGCAGTAAAGGGGAGCCCATAGACGCGGTGAATGTCACGGTCTCTTCTCCGGCCGTTCAACGAGGGCCGGCGTGAGGAGGGGCTGCCTGCGCTGTGGAAGCCTCTCAGTCCCGGTCGTGGGACAGCGGAGCGCAGGCGGTGAGTGCTGGGGGAAAGGGAGATGCGCTCTTCCCAGCTGACCTTTTGTGCTGCAAAGAAACGTCTCTGCTCGGCCCCGCGTGCCCTCGAGGAGCTCGAGCGGAGCCCAGCGCGGCTCTGAGCCCGTGTCctcctgcaggctcagctgctcGGTGTTAATCTGCACATGGGACGTGCTTTCTGCATGGGATACGCACGAAAGTCTTCTTTCTAACGCTCTGGGCACGGCATCACTGAGCCCCAACTTGCTTTGATAATGTGCCTTGAACTTAATACTAAATATTAAGTTCTCAGGACTTAATACTTGACTGCAAAggcaaaataatattttacttaaaattcAGCAGCTGAGGAATGTTTTAACAGGGTGAACCAAACTAAACCACCATAAGAAGAAATGAGGCTTTTTTAGCTCCTAGTTAGGGTTGAAATCTTCAGATTTGAGACAAATCCTAATTTacagaaaaagttaaaatcatCATTTTCTGTACTCAGACACTCACTCTTCTTTGTTCCGTGCTCAGTCACTAGTGctttccaaaaaggaaaaaaaaattgagatgaaTCCTTCTGTTGTTGCTGGTGGTGGCTCTCCCCTGCCCCCCAGCTGTCTCCTCGAAATGATCACTTCTGCATTCACACTTCTCACACTTCAAAGTTGTGCATTGCTTATCATGCTGGCCTGTCTATTGCCTGTCTTCTGACTGCCTTTCTCTTAGCACCTTAAATTCCTTCTGTGACAGTGTGATTTTAGCATTCATTCACTATTTTCTCCTTAACTGCTAAATGTTAATATATGCTGCTGTAGGAGAAAGTATTTAAGTGTCAAGGAGGTTTTCTTGATAGACCCTTTGTTCATTATTTGCAATTTAGGATGATAGCAACTGTTGTTAGTCTTGTGTTTATGGACTGTGCACTTGCATTTAGGTTGGTTAATACAATTCTCATTAAATAATAGTTTTTGTAGTTTAAATATGAGTAATATTTTCATGAGTTTCACTTTGAAGATTAGGATTTCCTTTCTGGAATTTCAAACAACACCAATGTCCAAACAAGTAATCTCCAGCACAGCAGTACGGCATTGAGGCCAGGATGAGCTTTGTCAGTTTCACTTCAAGTGATTTTAGTTTTTGAGTATTCAAGGAGGCTCAGTGTTCCTCTGTGAGTATACCCTGGAAGACAATTATTTCTAGTCAGTTTTGGTGCAATAGTTTGAATTCTGATATGGCATCAATAGTCTTgcatcacagaatcaattaggttggaaaagacattttgagatcatcaagttGAAGCTAAGACATaacaccaccttgtcacccagaccatggcactgagtaCCATTTCCAGACTTatcttaaacacctccagggatggtcaCCTCCGCGGGCAGCCCATTCGAATGCCCAGTCACTCCTTCTGTGAggaacttcttcctaatatccagtctaaaaCTTGCCTAGTGCAtcttaagactgtgtcctcttgtcctgtcagtggttgcctggaagaagagaccgaccccacctggctacaaactcctttcaggaagttgtCGTTGCAGTTAAAGGGGCTGTATATCTGCTGAGCTAATAAAGCTCAGGTCTTAGGGTGTGTACTGAGTCTTGTGTGTTTGACCTCTAACCTTAGAGGAAAATCCACTAAAAGCTCATATCATGCTGCATCTTAACAACTTGATTGAAATTATCttcactgggggaaaaaacctaacAGATTTTCAAATGCTGAATTGGGAAGTTTAGCTCTCAGAGCAGTTAACCTTGCAATAATGCATGCTAGCTTTGAAATGCCTGTAAGCTACTGCAGATGTTTTGTATGAACTGGCTGACCAAGGAAGTGGACAACTTCAGTGCTAGACATTTCCATTTTAGTCAAGAAGAGAGAATTTAATTCCAAAGAACAAAGACTACTGCCATGTGTCTAACCTGCAGAAACTGATGGGAAAAAGAGTTCCATGGATTATGCCACCATCACTGAAACGTGATTTTGTTAGaagtaaattttttaaagattgtgGAAAG from Camarhynchus parvulus chromosome 14, STF_HiC, whole genome shotgun sequence includes the following:
- the KDM8 gene encoding bifunctional peptidase and arginyl-hydroxylase JMJD5, with translation MAATGSAEGASDSPALWAEVRALLPRAEEGLTLALSGEVEDCVLPLLRRARALLYGAAGRPGAATAAALERLSDVLRDYSWEKLNAGPWREVGKGWRQVYAYGCLFGALAEVAAGRPLARAVRLCDLGLLMGASVLDNVLARLVRTLQPHLPRAAPRDGARAQSVRPEPPPPSAVQPEEVIPHLRCPSLEYFRDNYLVPQRPVVLEGVMDHWPCMKKWSVDYFCQVAGCRTVPVELGARYTDEEWSQQLMTVSDFISQYVVDENNVGYLAQHQLFDQIPELKEDISIPDYCCLGEGEEDDITINAWFGPGGTISPLHQDPQQNFLAQVFGRKYIRLYSPQDSENLYPHESQILHNTSQVDVEDPDLVKFPNFTKAAFQSCILMPGQILFIPVKYWHYVRSLELSFSVSFWWS